One region of Tachysurus fulvidraco isolate hzauxx_2018 chromosome 9, HZAU_PFXX_2.0, whole genome shotgun sequence genomic DNA includes:
- the LOC125145506 gene encoding class I histocompatibility antigen, F10 alpha chain-like: protein MKPIPKAEWIKKVTADDPDYWNRQAQIAQSTQESFKANVDTLMQRFNQTTGVHTWQWMYGCELDDDGTVRGYTQFGYDGEDFISLDLKTVTYTAAKPQAVITKNKWDNNPGATVARKNYLENICIEWLKKYVSYGRETLERNGKVCDLLL from the exons ATGAAACCAATCCCAAAGGCGGAGTGGATAAAGAAGGTGACTGCTGATGATCCTGATTACTGGAACAGACAGGCACAGATAGCGCAGAGTACTCAGGAGAGCTTCAAAGCCAATGTGGATACACTAATGCAGCGCTTTAATCAGactacag gagTTCACACATGGCAGTGGATGTACGGCTGTGAGCTGGACGATGACGGGACTGTTAGAGGATACACACAGTTTGGTTATGATGGAGAAGATTTCATCAGTTTGGATCTGAAAACTGTCACATACACTGCAGCTAAACCACAAGCTGTGATCACCAAGAACAAGTGGGATAATAATCCTGGTGCCACTGTGGCCCGGAAGAACTACCTGGAGAACATCTGTATCGAGTGGTTAAAGAAGTATGTGTCTTACGGCAGAGAGACTCTGGAGAGGAACGGTAAAGTGTGTGAtctgttactgta a